The Halichondria panicea chromosome 10, odHalPani1.1, whole genome shotgun sequence region CACTTGTAGTAGATAAGAGATGACAGCatgatgatcacatgacacagctgTAGAGGAAATACAATcacgaatataattataaggaattCAAAaagagacaataattattaccgcgAATAAATCTAATAACCAGCTCAACTTACTACACAATCTAACTGACACAATCTAACTgacttcccaaacaacccagCAACCAAGAGAAATATGACGTACAGTAGTAGAACTGTTAACTGTTTTACTCTGGTCCCCTACCAATGTAGAACATCCTTTTACAAATTCTCATTTTTTCCGCATGCAATCACAATATGGAATAGGCTGGTTAGCCACAAGGACTTTACTTTAGTAGACTGTACTAGTATAAGTTCATTTAAGTCTCATCTGTATTCACATCTAGTTGACATGTTGTAACTATTAAAGCGTATGTTATAGGACTCACTTCACCCTAGCTTTGTAGCTATTTGTGTATCCTTGCAATTAATTGCTAAATCtttcataaaaaaaaaaaaaaaaaaaaaaacttcTACAGCTATAGGGTATAATATGTTTCCTCGATCACCATCATTAATGCAAATACAAAAAGATCTCCaaggttaccatagatacacagCCAAACTGACTTCCCTCACTATTCAGTAGAGGGAGCATTGGACTCAAACAAAGATCTACAAACAGACAGCTAGCTTCAACATGTATTAACACACAAGCACCCTCTGTAAAGGAATACTCCATCTCTCACCGTAATGAAGAGGTGTCTGATTGTCTGTGTCCCGGCTCAATATTAACATCTGCTCCCCTCTTCACAAGTAGTTTCACCATGTTCAGGTTGCCACGGTCACAGGCCCAGTGAAGAAGACCCATCCCCTGTATCATGAAAtgcatctctataattatacatgtgcaagTATGTGTACAGCATTCTACAATTAGCATTAGTCTCAAACATTAAACACGCTCAGTTAGTTCAAATTATACAGCAATTTTCTTATAATTGGAGAGTCTTTTCAGAATGTGTATATCAACTATATAACTATTTTGGCACATAATTACAGGAATGAACTATATTATAACATTATTAACCTGTCTACTCACCTCTTGGTCAGTTTGATTGACATTGGTGTCAGAGAGTAGAGATCGTAATTTATTTTCATTCCCCTCCTTACACCAGTCGAACATTGTCGTCTTGTCGTCAGTTAGTGCCTCCTCTGTGTCTCATCCAGCCAGAGTGCTCCCCTGCATGACCAGAGTCCCCACAATGGCAGCCATTCCAGCACGCCCCTCGTTACCAGGCACCTCAACACCGTGCACCACCACATCCGTCAACTTCAACACAGTAGCAATACGAGTCTCAACCTCTGCCATGGATACGTTCTCCCCCTTCCAACGAAACGTGTCCCCAGATCGATCACAGAAATACACCAAACCTTCCTCGTCAATGTGCATAATGTCTCCAGTTCTGAAAAAGCATTTCCTGCTTTGAAACAATTCCTAAGAATTTTTTTGCCGAGTTCTTTTTATTTCGATACCTGTAGAAGGGAGAGACTTTAGTAATCTCACAAACAGTTTCACCAGGTTCCCTCACACCACACTCGACACAGAAACCATTCTCATCTCTTAGGTAACCACCAGTCTCCGGATGAAGCTTCAAGATAGTGACGTTTTGAAGGGACGGTACAAACAGTGGGAGAGCTCCAACAGATCCTGGCTTGTTGTAAATGTTGATGATACCAAAGTTGCCCTCAGTAGAGCCATAAAACTCGATAATATGATCCACTTCAAATCGTTTCTGGAACTCCAGccacagctcttttctgagtCCTGCAGTGATGATTAGACGTACtttgtgttgtgtgtcagTGGGTTGAGGGGGTTGG contains the following coding sequences:
- the LOC135342808 gene encoding LOW QUALITY PROTEIN: long-chain fatty acid transport protein 4-like (The sequence of the model RefSeq protein was modified relative to this genomic sequence to represent the inferred CDS: deleted 1 base in 1 codon); this translates as MIYTGATLVIRKKFSAKNFWTDSAKYNCTMVCTIGELNHYVLAQPPQPTDTQHKVRLIITAGLRKELWLEFQKRFEVDHIIEFYGSTEGNFGIINIYNKPGSVGALPLFVPSLQNVTILKLHPETGGYLRDENGFCVECGVREPGETVCEITKVSPFYRYRNKKNSAKKFLGIVSKQEMLFRTGDIMHIDEEGLVYFCDRSGDTFRWKGENVSMAEVETRIATVLKLTDVVVHGVEVPGNEGRAGMAAIVGTLVMQGSTLAG